Proteins encoded together in one Chitinophaga sp. LS1 window:
- the tssO gene encoding type VI secretion system TssO translates to MRVLNKQERLSAFLWFLLFFIVTVGLFVLAIFFNFQVPSRENAELRKELATFRQEQAFQGEFLGKLERVRNNLDSINLPNQNANYMDQVIAQDLVSMRNYIPKDAVTHYGLYANIIQNCLLLQQSKQQLRGLSNAQQSIAELKEKINDLNKELENARSELDYNRQLMRSR, encoded by the coding sequence ATGCGTGTACTGAACAAGCAGGAAAGATTATCCGCTTTTTTATGGTTCCTGTTATTTTTTATCGTTACAGTAGGTCTGTTTGTCCTGGCCATATTTTTCAACTTCCAGGTGCCAAGCCGTGAGAATGCAGAGCTGCGCAAAGAGCTGGCTACATTCCGCCAGGAGCAGGCATTTCAGGGAGAATTTCTGGGTAAGCTCGAGAGAGTAAGGAACAATTTAGACTCCATCAATCTGCCAAACCAGAATGCAAATTATATGGATCAGGTTATTGCACAGGATCTGGTAAGCATGCGTAACTATATACCTAAGGATGCGGTAACGCATTATGGCTTGTATGCAAACATCATACAGAACTGTCTTTTGTTGCAACAAAGTAAGCAGCAATTGCGTGGATTATCGAATGCACAACAGAGTATTGCGGAGCTGAAAGAGAAGATCAATGATCTGAACAAAGAGTTGGAAAATGCAAGGAGCGAGCTGGATTACAATAGGCAGTTAATGAGAAGCAGGTAA
- the tssD gene encoding type VI secretion system tube protein TssD, protein MSFKSVFEVAGKQLVVKHCSYDLTQEVDATGRPSAITRGGRIRLIVESNGDTDLFEWMVNNFERKDGTITFYKRDSDAKLKSLNFKEGYLVKFEETFDSDNQNPMTVAFTISAREIAMGNASHINEWVK, encoded by the coding sequence ATGTCATTCAAATCCGTGTTTGAAGTAGCAGGAAAACAGTTGGTTGTTAAACACTGTAGCTACGACCTCACCCAAGAAGTAGATGCAACTGGTCGCCCTTCAGCAATTACCCGTGGTGGCCGCATCCGTTTAATCGTTGAATCTAATGGCGACACTGATCTGTTCGAGTGGATGGTGAACAACTTCGAAAGGAAGGATGGTACTATCACTTTCTACAAGAGAGATTCAGATGCAAAGTTGAAATCGCTAAACTTCAAGGAAGGTTATCTGGTAAAGTTTGAAGAAACTTTTGATTCAGATAATCAAAACCCGATGACGGTTGCATTCACTATCTCAGCCCGTGAAATTGCCATGGGTAACGCATCCCATATTAATGAATGGGTAAAGTAG